The bacterium genome includes a region encoding these proteins:
- the yihA gene encoding ribosome biogenesis GTP-binding protein YihA/YsxC: MRIDAVEFIGSFYKIEQIPVDDFPELPVFGRSNVGKSSVINCLTSRKIALVSKTPGKTQSLNYYKINERFYLVDVPGFGYAKVKQNLRESWRRVIEAWLTHSEKIPAVIQIVDARHEAQTADLQLAEWLHHHRLSFIVIANKIDQIKRQNLTATIQKFEKVFSTTVYPFSAKTESGKKELLQWLYTIVYENYHSSN; this comes from the coding sequence GTGAGGATTGATGCGGTTGAGTTCATTGGAAGTTTCTACAAAATAGAACAGATTCCGGTTGACGATTTTCCGGAATTGCCGGTTTTCGGGCGATCCAATGTTGGAAAATCGTCGGTGATCAATTGCCTGACTTCCAGAAAGATTGCGCTAGTAAGTAAAACGCCCGGGAAAACGCAGAGTCTGAATTATTACAAAATCAATGAGCGCTTTTATCTTGTCGACGTACCCGGATTCGGCTATGCGAAAGTAAAACAGAATCTGCGTGAATCGTGGAGGCGAGTCATTGAAGCTTGGTTAACCCACAGCGAGAAAATCCCGGCGGTCATTCAAATCGTCGACGCACGCCATGAAGCCCAAACGGCTGATTTACAATTGGCTGAATGGCTTCATCACCATCGCCTGTCATTTATTGTAATTGCCAATAAAATCGATCAGATAAAGCGTCAGAATTTGACGGCAACGATACAAAAGTTTGAGAAAGTTTTCAGCACGACCGTTTATCCTTTTTCAGCTAAAACGGAATCCGGAAAAAAAGAATTACTTCAATGGTTATATACAATTGTTTATGAAAACTACCATTCCTCTAATTGA
- the lpdA gene encoding dihydrolipoyl dehydrogenase yields METKQFDVIVLGGGPGGYVAAIRAAQLGFKTAVIERDKIGGICVNWGCIPTKALLKNAEIYETLHHAKDWGYSFDNLKFDFKQIIKRSRDVADANSKGGDYLMKKNKIEVIKGAGKFLDKNTLSISDASGKETTHAKAKHIIIATGARARMLPNLKADGKRILTSTEAMVAQEVPKSIVIIGAGAIGIEFAYFFNAFGSKVTIIEMLPNILPVEDEEVSQALSKIFVKKGMQIFTETKVEKVDVAANNVKVTVSGKDGQKTIEADQCLVAIGVQGNIENIGLEKVGVTAEKGWIKVDKFYKTNVDGIYAIGDIIGPPWLAHVASHEGILCVEKIAGKDVHPMDYNSIPGCTYCQPQVASIGLTEKKAKEMGHQVKVGRFPFTASGKARAIQERDGFVKVIFDAKYGELLGAHILGSEATEMIAEFGVAKSMEATYKEIGHTIHAHPTLSEAMMEAALDAYGEAVHI; encoded by the coding sequence ATGGAAACGAAACAGTTTGATGTTATTGTGTTGGGCGGCGGACCCGGAGGATATGTTGCAGCGATTCGGGCAGCGCAATTGGGTTTTAAGACGGCTGTCATCGAACGTGACAAAATCGGAGGTATCTGCGTCAACTGGGGATGTATTCCTACCAAAGCGCTTCTCAAAAACGCCGAAATCTATGAAACACTTCATCACGCTAAAGATTGGGGATATTCGTTTGATAATCTGAAATTCGATTTCAAGCAAATCATCAAACGTAGCCGCGACGTTGCCGATGCGAATTCCAAAGGCGGCGATTATCTGATGAAAAAAAATAAAATCGAAGTGATCAAAGGTGCGGGAAAATTTTTGGATAAAAATACGCTCAGTATAAGCGATGCTTCCGGAAAAGAGACCACCCATGCTAAAGCGAAGCACATTATTATCGCGACCGGTGCTCGGGCGCGCATGTTGCCCAATTTAAAAGCCGATGGAAAACGTATTTTAACCAGCACCGAAGCCATGGTTGCTCAGGAAGTCCCGAAATCCATCGTTATTATCGGAGCAGGCGCGATCGGTATTGAATTCGCCTACTTCTTTAATGCTTTCGGCTCCAAAGTCACCATTATTGAAATGTTGCCCAATATTTTGCCTGTCGAAGATGAGGAAGTTTCACAAGCATTATCAAAGATTTTTGTCAAAAAAGGTATGCAGATTTTCACCGAAACCAAGGTTGAAAAAGTTGACGTCGCAGCCAATAACGTCAAGGTAACCGTTTCCGGTAAGGATGGACAGAAAACCATCGAAGCCGATCAATGTCTGGTCGCCATTGGCGTTCAGGGTAACATCGAAAATATTGGCCTCGAAAAAGTCGGTGTGACCGCCGAAAAAGGCTGGATCAAAGTAGACAAATTTTATAAGACCAATGTGGATGGCATCTATGCCATTGGAGATATTATCGGTCCGCCATGGCTGGCACACGTGGCTTCGCACGAAGGAATTTTGTGCGTCGAAAAAATTGCCGGCAAAGATGTTCATCCCATGGATTACAACAGCATTCCGGGCTGTACGTATTGCCAGCCGCAGGTTGCCAGTATCGGGCTCACAGAGAAAAAAGCCAAAGAAATGGGCCACCAAGTTAAAGTCGGTCGTTTTCCATTTACGGCCAGCGGTAAAGCACGCGCGATCCAGGAACGCGACGGATTTGTCAAAGTGATTTTCGATGCTAAATACGGCGAATTACTCGGGGCGCACATTCTCGGCTCGGAAGCAACCGAAATGATCGCGGAATTCGGCGTGGCCAAATCCATGGAAGCAACTTACAAAGAAATCGGCCATACGATTCATGCGCACCCGACATTGTCCGAAGCCATGATGGAAGCGGCTCTAGACGCTTACGGCGAAGCCGTACACATTTAA
- a CDS encoding GWxTD domain-containing protein gives MFKGFILFFTLLTATVVAGNKNQSEGRLAYYVDYSCFKLLNQSDQTYVQLHFFMNRNTLTFVPKDNDSTLKAGYVVTVLFTDIKNNSNRVDRNWNTVIDDKITVQDTAKEVPLIFEYYMTLKPGNYTMQIQIRDINDTSSIGTYSDIIGVPDYDDKELTLSHIELASQIIKGGNPEEMFVKNGMTIFPNPSKFFGTNLPRLFIYAELYNLENKPNEPNNSYTVEYIITDEAGSVVKEFPAKTYNKVDRSAVILHSLNIISLATGRYYLMVRATDNATKKITQSKEFFVVFREGESLAELSGEVSFFSDLDEQGAQKAEHIISYIANKDEVKAFKQLDLEGKKNFLDRFWKERDPSPGTRTNETLMDYYKRYEEANQRFGSPNRPGWKSDMGRVYVTYGVPAQIEKHEFESNSVPYQVWYYLQLKDQPTQTIFIFADRDGTGQNYLIHSNARGEYNNPNWQQDIRKDF, from the coding sequence ATGTTCAAAGGATTCATTCTATTTTTCACACTATTAACGGCTACGGTCGTCGCCGGCAATAAAAATCAAAGTGAAGGCCGGCTAGCCTATTACGTGGATTATTCCTGTTTCAAATTATTGAATCAGAGCGATCAGACGTATGTCCAGCTTCATTTTTTTATGAACAGAAATACCCTGACCTTTGTTCCAAAAGATAACGACAGTACTTTAAAAGCCGGTTATGTCGTCACTGTTTTATTTACGGATATTAAAAATAACAGCAACCGCGTCGACCGCAATTGGAATACCGTTATTGACGATAAAATCACAGTACAAGATACGGCGAAAGAAGTACCGTTGATTTTTGAATATTATATGACGCTCAAACCCGGCAATTATACCATGCAGATACAAATCCGCGACATCAACGACACGTCGTCAATCGGCACTTATTCAGATATCATTGGCGTTCCGGATTATGATGATAAAGAGCTGACGTTGAGTCATATTGAATTGGCCAGCCAGATTATTAAGGGCGGCAATCCCGAGGAAATGTTCGTCAAAAACGGCATGACGATTTTTCCCAATCCTTCAAAATTTTTCGGAACCAATCTCCCAAGACTTTTTATTTATGCTGAATTGTATAATCTGGAAAATAAACCGAATGAACCGAATAATTCGTATACGGTCGAATATATTATCACGGATGAGGCCGGCAGCGTCGTCAAAGAATTTCCTGCAAAGACTTACAATAAGGTCGATCGTTCGGCGGTCATTTTACATTCGCTGAATATTATTTCGCTTGCAACAGGCCGGTATTATCTGATGGTGCGGGCAACCGATAACGCAACGAAGAAGATCACGCAGAGTAAAGAATTCTTCGTAGTATTCCGCGAAGGTGAATCCCTTGCAGAACTTTCAGGTGAAGTTTCATTTTTTAGCGACCTGGATGAGCAAGGAGCCCAAAAAGCAGAACATATCATTTCGTATATCGCCAACAAAGATGAAGTAAAGGCCTTTAAACAATTGGATCTGGAAGGCAAGAAAAACTTCCTCGACCGTTTCTGGAAAGAACGCGATCCGTCACCGGGAACGCGCACTAACGAAACGCTCATGGATTATTATAAACGTTATGAAGAAGCCAATCAGCGATTTGGTTCCCCCAACCGCCCCGGCTGGAAGTCAGACATGGGAAGGGTGTACGTTACGTACGGCGTACCGGCGCAGATCGAAAAACACGAATTCGAATCCAACAGCGTGCCTTATCAGGTATGGTATTATTTACAACTCAAAGATCAACCTACTCAGACAATATTTATTTTTGCCGATCGTGATGGAACAGGGCAGAATTATTTGATCCATTCCAATGCGCGCGGTGAATATAATAATCCTAATTGGCAGCAAGATATTCGAAAAGATTTTTAA